One Coccinella septempunctata chromosome 1, icCocSept1.1, whole genome shotgun sequence DNA window includes the following coding sequences:
- the LOC123322665 gene encoding uncharacterized protein LOC123322665, with amino-acid sequence MPVDLYNEKAQTQLNEQDTYKKLSKDPTTSIQNKLNKLVALLHKRGHIDDATLKFLKCNNGTCPKLYFLPKVHKTDCPLRPIVSYVGSPLYNLSKFLAELLINVFEKDEKYVKDSFQFVEDLANVSIPENFILVSLDVSSLFTNIPIELAVELVRRHWSKVEPHTRLTVDEFVQLFEFCVDNSYFVFNDQFFCQVFGLGMGNCLAPIVSDIVMSDLQNSALSALPFRVPIYKRYVDDIFTSIPSDGVGVILDAFNSFHPRLQFTLETERNNSLPFLDVRVIRSSGCLRTDWYRKPTFSERFLNFNSQHPFTHKINLIENLKFRATHLASTEFHVDNMNKIKSFLIKNNYPVSLIRRILNKNDSTHLKPLLTTAKRYFKIPYIQGLSERVSQLLRDQIVEIAFKPANTVGGFYSKLKSKTALGLRSGVIYSIPCRECNKVYIGQTNRYLRTRLTEHKRDCVNIHNPTKMKDNNTALAEHSFNELHSFDFDSVKILHCQTNLSKRLFCEMLEIKKEVNSLNKRSDIENLNTAYFNIIQRIRNLTS; translated from the coding sequence ATGCCTGTGGATCTATATAATGAAAAGGCTCAGACTCAACTCAATGAACAAGATACATATAAGAAATTATCGAAAGACCCAACCACCAGCATACAAAACAAGCTAAACAAACTTGTTGCACTCCTACATAAACGAGGGCATATCGATGACGCAACGCTAAAGTTTTTGAAATGTAACAACGGTACTTGCCCCAAACTTTATTTCTTACCTAAGGTTCACAAAACCGACTGTCCCTTACGACCAATAGTAAGTTACGTGGGTTCTCCCCTTTATAATTTGAGCAAATTTTTGGCAGAACTTTTGATTAATGTGTTTGAGAAGGATGAAAAGTACGTTAAGGATTCTTTTCAGTTTGTTGAGGACTTGGCCAATGTCAGCATTCCGGAGAACTTTATTTTAGTCTCATTAGATGTCTCTTCATTGTTCACTAACATCCCGATTGAACTTGCGGTTGAATTAGTTAGGAGGCACTGGTCTAAAGTCGAACCACACACTCGTTTGACAGTGGATGAATTCGTACAATTATTCGAATTCTGCGTTGACAACAgttatttcgttttcaacgatCAGTTCTTTTGCCAGGTTTTTGGACTTGGCATGGGTAACTGTTTGGCACCCATTGTATCAGACATAGTCATGTCAGATTTACAGAATTCCGCTTTATCTGCATTACCTTTCAGAGTACCGATATATAAAAGGTACGTTGATGACATTTTCACCTCAATACCTTCAGACGGTGTTGGTGTCATTCTTGATGCCTTCAATTCCTTCCATCCACGTTTACAGTTTACTTTAGAGACGGAAAGGAATAATTCATTGCCTTTTCTTGATGTTCGTGTCATCAGGTCATCGGGTTGTTTAAGAACTGATTGGTACCGTAAACCAACCTTCTCTGAgagatttttgaatttcaactcTCAGCATCCTTTCACTCATAAGATTAATCTCATAGAAAATCTGAAGTTTAGAGCTACTCATTTAGCCAGCACAGAGTTTCACGTTGATAATATGAACAAAATTAAAAGTTTTTTGATTAAGAATAATTATCCGGTATCATTGATTCGAAGAATTTTAaacaaaaatgattcaacacaCCTAAAACCACTACTAACcacagctaaaagatattttaaGATTCCCTATATACAGGGTTTATCTGAAAGGGTGAGTCAACTCTTAAGAGATCAAATAGTTGAAATTGCCTTCAAACCAGCCAATACCGTCGGGGGATTTTATTCCAAGTTGAAGTCGAAAACTGCTCTTGGCTTAAGATCTGGTGTTATCTATAGTATCCCTTGCAGAGAGTGTAACAAAGTATATATAGGACAAACTAACAGGTATCTGAGAACTAGATTGACTGAACATAAAAGAGACTGTGTCAATATACACAATCCAACTAAAATGAAAGATAACAACACTGCATTAGCTGAACATTCTTTCAATGAATTACACTCGTTCGATTTCGATAGTGTTAAGATACTTCATTGCCAAACTAATTTAAGTAAAAGGTTGTTTTGTGAAATgctggaaataaaaaaagaagtaAATTCTCTCAATAAGAGAAGTGACATTGAGAATTTGAACACGGCCTATTTCAATATAATCCAAAGAATAAGAAATCTCACATCTTAA